From Anticarsia gemmatalis isolate Benzon Research Colony breed Stoneville strain chromosome 3, ilAntGemm2 primary, whole genome shotgun sequence, one genomic window encodes:
- the SelT gene encoding selenoprotein T produces MMSLSTNICISLSLLSLLFMCVVISHDNYAQASENDAESITKIGQGVGHIMNIYYCYSCGYRKVFEDYAGIIQQKYPEISVIGANYDPPGLNMYLSRLIGFGKMILIMCILSGVNIFAWLNKPQPAWWSWCLENKLYACMMMFFLANMIEGQLVSSGAFEISLNNIPLWSKLETGRIPQPPELFQIIDNTLQFSKMDLPNNNFAQ; encoded by the exons ATGATGTCTTTGTCTACTAATATCTGTATTTCTTTAAGTTTGCTTTCTTTGTTATTCATGTGTGTTGTGATATCGCACGATAATTATGCACAGGCCAGCGAAAATGATGCAGAAAGTATCACTAAAATTGGACAGGGAGTGGGCCATATTATGAACATTTATTATTG TTATTCATGTGGATATAGAAAAGTATTTGAAGATTATGCTGGAATAATACAACAGAAATATCCTGAAATCTCTGTGATCGGAGCTAATTATGACCCACCGGGCCTTAATATGTATCTATCTAGACTTATT GGATTTGGCAAAATGATCCTCATTATGTGTATATTGAGTGGAGTAAATATATTTGCTTGGCTAAACAAGCCGCAACCAGCCTGGTGGAGCTGGTGCCTTGAAAACAAACTGTATGCATGCATGATGATGTTCTTCCTTGCCAACATGATTGAAGGCCAATTGGTGTCATCAGGTGCATTTGAAATATCTCTCAACAATATTCCATTGTGGTCTAAATTGGAAACAGGGAGAATTCCACAACCACCAGAACTATTCCAAATTATTGACAACACTTTGCAGTTCTCGAAAATGGATTTACCGAATAATAACTTTGCTCAATAA
- the LOC142987412 gene encoding PITH domain-containing protein CG6153: protein MAHSHCHGHDHDHSDAEETGIQYNLYQKIDKENLECLNETVEGSGKSVFKPWDKRLDRENFVESDADEELLFNIPFTGNVKLKGIKITAEDSDTHPAKLRLFKNKPNMTFDDVTMEPDQVFELQKDSEGVLEYSPKIVTFSSVSHLTMHFPTNFGADTTKIYYIGLKGEWTPGHRHGVTICTYEVRPNLDDHKLKNLDSVSRQIE from the exons ATGGCCCACAGTCACTGCCATGGTCATGATCACGATCACAGCGATGCAGAAGAAACTGGAATTCAGTACAATCTTTATCAGAAAATTGATAAAGAAAATTTGGAATGCTTAAATGAAACTGTTGAGGGATCTGGTAAATCCGTCTTCAAACCATGGGATAAACGACTTGATAGAGAAAAT TTTGTTGAGAGTGATGCAGATGAAGAACTGCTGTTCAATATACCATTTACAGGAAATGTGAAACTGAAAGGAATTAAAATAACTGCGGAAGATTCTGATACACATCCAGCAAAACTAAGAtt ATTTAAGAACAAACCTAACATGACTTTTGATGATGTTACAATGGAGCCTGATCAAGTATTTGAACTGCAAAAGGACAGTGAAGGAGTTTTAGAGTACTCACCAAA AATTGTCACATTTTCGTCAGTCTCACATTTAACTATGCATTTTCCCACAAATTTTGGTGCAGATACAactaagatatattatattggaCTAAAAGGGGAATGGACACCTGGTCATAGGCATGGAGTTACAATTTGCACATATGAAGTAAGACCTAATCTGGATGATcataaactaaaaaatcttGATTCTGTATCAAGACAAATTGAATAG
- the LOC142987414 gene encoding uncharacterized protein LOC142987414, with amino-acid sequence MSGPARACFSALHLVPAALLFLLWTPSPTKAVVCNQTVCDCSGIKGDLGAPGPQGIPGFQGEYGEDGPLGPVGRPGEAGDVGDRGDYGDKGSRGIDGPYGPRGDPGPQGPRGYEGVMGFPGLDGCSGVDGLMGPPGPPGYPGERGLPGAPGLKGLQGMAGEGGVNSRGAKGDSGEPGQPGVTGTPGQMGWIGDGGPTGDEGDPGPRGRRGERGDRGLDGDETIGPTGEKGEQGTTGEPGKQAAIVRIDRVQGNITIITKGSKGAKGITGSQGVKGVRGMPGSRGRVGTYGTDGVQGQKGAQGPEGPRGKQGHRGQMGPLGEKGDKGAPGYVGPDGVNGNKGLPGEDGLSGNPGLQGFAGEPGIYDETLDVPPTQGSMGPQGPEGFSGPVGAPGIPGQRGLPGIVGPPGMPGIKGVHGRAGAPGMSLKGEPGNDGFKGHPGYRGESGFQGPTGPIGPPGDKGNVVIGPDGEEGIPGTDGVPGQRGVRGEQGNVGPPGFPGRGVTGIGPPGDKGTPGPPGIVGDPGTPGSRGNDGLKGERGDDCPFCKSGAPGSRGQKGDDGYPGPKGYQGLEGLPGPRGVRGESGIPGTPGVKGVKGNKGVTGGIGKPGPKGFSGVVIYPPENLRQAEVGPTGDRGFVGNPGIPGDAGAPGLPGDSGIQGRKGQVGLDGFPGRPGRNGTKGRDGEPGLPGRQPTAPIIFFKGAKGEAGLKGEFGEPGEDGLPGEAGDSIDDGLNAKGDKGVPGRPGLKGIRGLKGLRGDMGDDGVPGIAGDTGPAGTSQQGPRGYKGFKGEIGDTGAYGIPGNQGLRGPIGEFGNKGRKGSRGDAGISNIMGEIGPDGFFGDKGDQGDEGYAGTQGRTGQIGRKGQAGVPGDMGPDGPQGPQGRKGIPGISLRGAPGYPGAPGRPGLPGVFGEPGLQGPNGEIGAVGPKGMKGNIGRNGVRGLAGIRGRIGLKGFPGTSGAAGIKGIQGIRGDKGFPGFSGLPGRAGLKGLPGLKGFVGDIGEAGFPGNPGSKGFRGQPGDVGYEGLKGMQGDNAQHAMKGDAGDDGYNGSFGKDGLKGFKGRQGDVGAQGLSLMGNKGQKGLIGNPGLNGRPGTKGRKGERGDFGLTGEKGDDGPPGFPGPFGTPGKPGRPGSKGRRGFPGVVGFKGLKGDKGSIGAQGRAGAPGRTGNVGLSGPRGLPGAPGFKGEEGEVGMTTYVKGEKGNLGERGMEGVPGVTGERGEPGFTGLKGIKGSRGEVGLRGQTGDIGLPGYDGATGDVGPPGSPGIDGVNAPRGEPGKDGFNGLPGWPGPMGQKGAPGMFGQDGEDGARGPPGLSFQGPKGMRGMDGAAGRRGTPGKPGNVGVPGLPGLRGAVGEFGEIGDSISFKGEQGIDGFAGFKGEKGQKGEHGDNGTPGFMGRQGFPGVKGIRGDVGEEGISGLIGFKGMKGEPGNTVPDYKITPGERGVDGLPGMDGLPGLEGRPGAFGRNGLQGKKGARGETGLVGRMGSPGPAGPEGLKGIKGAQGFEGYRGAQGPAGPPAYQPPIRSRGFYFAVHSQRSSIPECPRGTQPLWAGYSLIHIIADGKAHGQDLGSAGSCLSKFSTMPYMFCNFNDVCNFAQREDYSFWLTTPEPMPMTMTPIEAKHVRNYISRCQVCEAPTRTIAIHSQSNVVPPCPGGWEELWRGYSFLMHTAGADASGQSLISPGSCMKEFRARPFIECNGLGRCNYFATAISYWLSIIDDNRMFEKPVQQTLKADLVSKISRCAVCIRSVPVKIPTPVPNGGDLNSVPKSFYRPRHGQRFNRRRNRFVNPPRHRK; translated from the exons GTGGTTTGCAATCAGACAGTATGTGACTGCTCCGGCATTAAAGGTGATCTTGGTGCCCCAGGCCCCCAAGGCATTCCTGGGTTTCAAGGTGAATATGGCGAAGATGGACCTCTCGGACCTGTCGGGCGCCCTGGTGAAGCAGGCGATGTTGGTGACAGAGGCGATTACGGCGACAAAGGATCAAGA GGTATAGATGGCCCGTATGGACCAAGAGGAGACCCCGGACCACAG ggTCCTCGTGGATACGAAGGTGTTATGGGTTTCCCGGGATTAGATGGTTGTAGCGGTGTCGATGGACTTATGGGACCGCCTGGTCCACCAGGTTACCCTGGTGAAAGAGGTTTACCTGGGGCCCCTGGACTTAAGGGATTGCAAGGTATGGCTGGCGAGGGAGGAGTGAACTCAAGGGGTGCAAAAGGAGACAGTGGAGAGCCAGGGCAACCAGGCGTTACAGGGACTCCCGGACAGATGGGTTGGATAGGAGATGGTGGACCTACCGGAGACGAGGGTGATCCG GGTCCTAGAGGACGTCGGGGTGAAAGAGGTGATAGAGGGTTGGATGGTGATGAAACTATCGGACCAACAGGAGAAAAAGGTGAACAAGGAACCACAGGCGAACCTGGAAAACAGGCAGCTATTGTGAGAATTGATCGAGTTCAAGGAAACATCACCATAATCACGAAGGGTAGTAAAGGTGCAAAAGGAATCACCGGGTCACAAGGTGTTAAGGGAGTAAGGGGAATGCCTGGCTCGAGAGGTCGTGTA GGGACTTATGGAACTGATGGTGTTCAAGGCCAGAAAGGTGCTCAAGGCCCTGAAGGACCAAGAGGTAAACAAGGCCATCGCGGACAGATGGGTCCCTTAGGTGAGAAAGGTGATAAAGGTGCACCAGGTTACGTAGGCCCGGATGGTGTAAATGGGAATAAAGGATTGCCAGGTGAAGACGGCTTGTCGGGAAATCCTGGTCTCCAAGGATTTGCAGGTGAACCTGGAATTTATGATGAAACTTTAGATGTGCCTCCGACTCAAGGATCCATGGGACCACAAGGTCCTGAAGGTTTTTCTGGACCTGTTGGAGCACCGGGTATTCCTGGTCAACGGGGCTTACCGGGCATTGTAGGTCCACCAGGAATGCCAGGAATAAAAGGTGTCCACGGAAGGGCAGGAGCACCTGGAATGTCACTCAAAGGAGAACCAGGAAACGATGGTTTTAAGGGCCATCCAGGATACAGAGGAGAATCAGGATTTCAAGGACCGACTGGACCAATTGGTCCCCCTGGTGATAAGGGCAATGTAGTCATAGGGCCTGACGGAGAAGAGGGAATACCTGGTACAGACGGTGTACCTGGTCAACGAGGAGTTCGGGGTGAACAAGGAAACGTCGGGCCACCAGGATTCCCAGGAAGAGGTGTTACTGGCATAGGACCGCCAGGTGATAAGGGTACTCCGGGCCCACCTGGCATTGTGGGTGACCCTGGAACACCAGGAAGTCGAGGAAACGACGGACTTAAAGGAGAACGTGGTGATGATTGTCCATTTTGCAAATCAG GCGCACCTGGTTCTAGAGGACAAAAAGGAGATGACGGTTATCCGGGTCCAAAAGGTTACCAGGGATTGGAAGGTCTACCCGGACCAAGGGGTGTTAGAGGGGAATCCGGTATACCTGGTACGCCTGGAGTCAAGGGAGTTAAAGGAAACAAAGGTGTGACGGGTGGTATAGGTAAACCAGGACCAAAAGGTTTTAGTGGAGTTGTCATATATCCCCCGGAAAATCTTCGGCAAGCTGAAGTTGGGCCAACGGGAGATAGAG GCTTTGTTGGAAATCCGGGTATACCGGGTGACGCCGGAGCGCCAGGATTACCGGGAGATTCTGGAATCCAAGGTCGTAAAGGCCAAGTAGGTTTGGATGGTTTTCCCGGCAGGCCAGGAAGAAACGGAACAAAAGGAAGAGACGGAGAACCGGGTCTACCGGGTAGGCAGCCGACAGCCCCGATAATATTCTTTAAAGGCGCCAAAGGAGAGGCTGGtctaaa gggTGAATTTGGAGAGCCTGGAGAAGATGGTTTACCTGGTGAAGCTGGGGACTCAATAGATGACGGGCTAAACGCTAAAGGAGATAAAGGTGTTCCTGGAAGGCCTGGACTAAAGG GTATTCGAGGCTTAAAAGGACTTCGAGGCGATATGGGAGATGATGGTGTTCCTGGTATTGCGGGTGACACGGGACCCGCTGGTACGTCACAACAGGGTCCTCGGGGCTACAAAGGCTTCAAAGGAGAAATTGGTGACACCGGTGCTTATGGAATACCCGGCAATCAGGGTCTACGAGGTCCAATAGGAGAATTCGGAAACAAAGGACGAAAAGGATCCCGAGGAGATGCGGGTATCTCTAATATAATGGGAGAAATAGGTCCTGATGGTTTCTTTGGGGACAAAGGGGATCAAGGAGATGAAGGTTATGCCGGAACACAAGGTAGAACTGGGCAAATTGGAAGAAAAGGACAAGCTGGAGTACCCGGAGATATGGGTCCAGACGGACCGCAGGGTCCACAG GGAAGAAAGGGTATACCAGGAATATCATTACGGGGTGCACCAGGATATCCTGGGGCACCGGGTCGTCCAGGTTTACCGGGAGTCTTCGGAGAGCCTGGCCTACAAGGTCCAAACGGAGAGATAGGTGCCGTAGGTCCCAAAGGAATGAAAGGAAATATAGGACGAAACGGTGTACGAGGTCTAGCTGGAATCAGGGGGCGCATTGGTTTAAAAGGTTTTCCGGGAACATCAGGAGCCGCAGGAATAAAGGGAATCCAGGGTATACGTGGTGACAAAGGATTTCCAGGATTTAGCGGGTTACCTGGTAGAGCAGGTTTGAAAGGACTGCCAGGATTGAAAGGATTTGTCGGAGATATTGGAGAGGCAGGATTTCCGGGAAATCCTGGGTCGAAAGGTTTTCGGGGACAACCTGGAGACGTTGGGTACGAAGGATTAAAAGGTATGCAAGGAGATAATGCACAACATGCTATGAAAGGTGACGCCGGTGATGATGGTTACAATGGTAGTTTTGGTAAAGACGGCCTTAAAGGATTTAAAGGGCGGCAAGGTGACGTCGGAGCACAAGGTTTAAGTTTAATGGGAAACAAAGGACAAAAAGGATTAATAGGAAACCCTGGACTTAATGGGCGACCGGGTACGAAGGGCAGAAAAGGGGAAAGGGGAGATTTTGGATTAACAGGAGAAAAGGGAGACGACGGTCCACCTGGATTCCCAGGACCATTTGGTACTCCAGGAAAACCAGGTAGGCCCGGAAGTAAAGGCCGTCGAGGCTTTCCGGGTGTTGTGGGTTTTAAAGGCCTCAAAGGAGATAAGGGATCAATTGGTGCACAAGGAAGAGCAGGCGCACCTGGTCGTACCGGTAATGTAGGTTTATCAGGTCCACGAGGACTGCCAGGTGCTCCTGGATTCAAAGGAGAAGAAGGTGAAGTTGGAATGACTACGTATGTAAAAGGAGAAAAAGGAAACCTTGGTGAAAGGGGCATGGAGGGTGTACCTGGTGTAACAGGAGAAAGAGGTGAACCTGGTTTCACTGGACTAAAAGGGATAAAAGGATCACGCGGAGAAGTGGGACTGCGGGGCCAAACAGGAGACATAGGATTACCAGGATATGACGGAGCCACTGGGGATGTGGGTCCACCTGGCTCGCCTGGTATTGATGGGGTGAATGCTCCACGTGGGGAACCGGGAAAAGATGGATTCAATGGACTTCCTGGTTGGCCCGGTCCGATGGGTCAAAAAGGAGCACCGGGAATGTTTGGTCAAGATGGAGAAGACGGAGCGAGAGGCCCCCCCGGTCTTTCATTCCAGGGGCCCAAGGGAATGAGGGGAATGGACGGAGCAGCTGGCAGGCGAGGAACTCCAGGAAAACCCGGTAATGTAGGAGTTCCTGGGCTTCCTGGATTACGTGGGGCTGTAGGTGAATTCGGAGAAATAGGTGATTCAATTAGTTTTAAGGGTGAACAAGGAATTGATGGTTTTGCGGGTTTCAAAGGTGAAAAAGGTCAAAAGGGGGAACATGGAGATAATGGCACGCCTGGTTTTATGGGACGACAAGGTTTCCCTGGCGTAAAAGGAATCAGAGGAGACGTAGGAGAAGAAGGGATCTCAGGATTGATAGGTTTTAAGGGCATGAAGGGTGAACCAGGAAATACTGTCCCTGATTACAAAATTACACCCGGTGAACGTGGTGTTGATGGCCTACCAGGTATGGATGGACTACCAGGCCTAGAAGGAAGGCCAGGAGCTTTTGGTCGTAATGGGTTACAAGGAAAGAAAGGAGCAAGGGGTGAAACAGGACTTGTAGGCCGCATGGGATCACCTGGCCCAGCTGGACCTGAAGGATTAAAGGGCATAAAAGGTGCACAAGGTTTCGAGGGATACCGTGGTGCTCAAGGTCCTGCTGGTCCACCAGCGTATCAACCACCTATCAGATCAAGAGGATTCTACTTCGCTGTCCACTCTCAAAGAAGTTCGATTCCAGAATGTCCACGAGGAACGCAGCCATTGTGGGCCGGTTACTCCCTCATTCACATCATAGCTGATGGAAAAGCCCATGGACAAGATTTAG GTTCTGCCGGCAGTTGTTTAAGCAAATTTTCTACAATGCCTTATATGTTCTGTAATTTTAACGACGTCTGCAATTTCGCTCAGCGAGAAGATTACAGTTTTTGGTTAACGACTCCCGAACCTATGCCTATGACAATGACACCTATTGAAGCAAAACACGTTAGAAACTACATTTCtag ATGTCAAGTATGTGAAGCACCAACTCGTACCATTGCCATACACAGTCAGAGCAACGTAGTACCTCCCTGCCCAGGGGGGTGGGAGGAGTTGTGGCGCGGTTACAGTTTCTTAATG CACACCGCTGGAGCAGATGCATCAGGCCAGAGTTTAATTTCACCTGGATCTTGCATGAAAGAATTCCGTGCTCGACCTTTCATAGAATGCAACGGATTAGGCCGCTGCAACTACTTCGCTACAGCTATTTCTTACTGGCTCTCAATTATAGATGATAATAGGATGTTCGAAAAACCTGTACAACAAACATTGAAGGCAGATTTGGTATCCAAAATCAGCAG gtgCGCTGTTTGCATCCGGTCGGTTCCTGTCAAAATTCCTACGCCAGTACCTAACGGTGGTGACTTGAACTCGGTCCCTAAGTCATTTTATAGACCACGTCATGGACAAAGATTCAATAGACGCCGGAATCGTTTTGTAAACCCTCCGAGGCATCGTAAATGA